AATCGATACAATTTGGCAAATTGTTTTACGAATAAAAATAGGAGAAAATATGGATTTCAAATTAATAAAATTTGATAAACTTCTTCATGAACTAAAACATAAACAGCCCTTAGAAGAGAATTTAAGTAAGATCATCCGAGATATCGAATCAGAATTTTCGTTTCAAAGTTTAGGAGTTTTTCTGAAAGCACCAAAATCTGATATTTTCAGACTGAAGATCAGCAGAAATATCAGTTATACTTATGGTAAAAAAACGACATTTTCTTCTCATGATAAATTCATTCAAGAATTATCAAAATTTGAAATGATCCAATACAAATCTCCAAAGCAATTCAAATTTGAAAAAGATTTTACTCATCTTCTGATCCTACCGTTATATTATAAAGAAAACCTTTTGGGTTTTTTGTTCATAGATAAAATGGATTCAACTTTTACTGATCCAGATATCTCCAAAATTCGGATGTTTGCTTCAATCATCACTCTTGTTATTAAAATATTCAGACAACAACACGAAATTGAATTATTAACGGAGATGGATGAAATCCTTCAAATATATTCATATAAAACATTTCTGGGAAAAGCTGACTATTTATTATCTCATGTTAAAAGGTATAAAAGAGATCTGACAATGATCGTTTTGAAAATCGCTAATTTTCATGAAAGTATTCGCATCGACGGAATCGACAAGACCAACGAACAATTAAAACAGATTACTGAAATGTTAAAAAGAAAGCTAAGGGATACTGATATTATCGGCAGGATCTATCGCGATCGAATAGCAATTCTAATGCCGGAAACTTCTCTCGATAGCACGATCAATGCTGTTGAAAGATTGAATACTGAATTACAAGATATAAATTTACACGGTAAATTAAAAGTTGCCTGGGGAATTGCTTCGAATAATGAATCGATAAAAAATATTGAGGAATTATTGAGGTTTGCAGAAGAAGCCGCATTTGAATCAACCAGGAAAACAGAAAAGATAACAGTTTACAAATATGAATAGGTTTAGAAGAATAGTATTTTAAAAAATTTTAAGATATCAGGTGTAATAAGTTTGTCTTACTCATAAACTCATCCTGCTGTCCTTCTCTTTTTGATGGGAATATGAAAGATAATCCAAAGAGAAGGAACATAAGAAAAGCAAGAAGAAACTTACCGAAAAGT
This Candidatus Cloacimonadota bacterium DNA region includes the following protein-coding sequences:
- a CDS encoding diguanylate cyclase; amino-acid sequence: MDFKLIKFDKLLHELKHKQPLEENLSKIIRDIESEFSFQSLGVFLKAPKSDIFRLKISRNISYTYGKKTTFSSHDKFIQELSKFEMIQYKSPKQFKFEKDFTHLLILPLYYKENLLGFLFIDKMDSTFTDPDISKIRMFASIITLVIKIFRQQHEIELLTEMDEILQIYSYKTFLGKADYLLSHVKRYKRDLTMIVLKIANFHESIRIDGIDKTNEQLKQITEMLKRKLRDTDIIGRIYRDRIAILMPETSLDSTINAVERLNTELQDINLHGKLKVAWGIASNNESIKNIEELLRFAEEAAFESTRKTEKITVYKYE